From a region of the Chitinophaga caseinilytica genome:
- a CDS encoding thiamine-binding protein: MHQHHVNLALQIVPQVASEKVYAVVDEAISIIQQSGLKYRVCPFETVMEGPYDQVMEVVRLAQEACFKAGAGQLLVYVKIQNNQERSVTIEDKTGKYD; the protein is encoded by the coding sequence ATGCATCAGCATCATGTGAACCTGGCCCTGCAAATCGTACCGCAGGTAGCCTCGGAGAAAGTATACGCGGTAGTGGACGAAGCCATCTCCATCATCCAGCAGAGCGGCCTGAAATACCGCGTTTGTCCGTTCGAAACCGTTATGGAAGGCCCTTACGACCAGGTGATGGAAGTGGTGCGCCTGGCCCAGGAAGCCTGTTTCAAAGCCGGGGCGGGCCAATTGCTGGTCTACGTTAAAATCCAGAATAACCAGGAACGGTCGGTCACGATCGAAGACAAAACCGGGAAATACGATTAA
- a CDS encoding DUF2306 domain-containing protein, whose product MEKGIGAGAHFTVSYKDVLPFMIWIGVFFMTWLFMHGAEHYLRMTPDALGRYYDYRWFLIAHITAGGGALISGIVQFWPKLRNFSWKLHRVIGYLYLLAVLVSSLSALILASTTARSISWGYSFTLQIWASVWISATFIAWWTAFRRQFKLHREWMMRSYVVTVAFLVSGFALKIPYVQQLGSFEEVSVPMFWMGWAVPLYAYEIIRTGRSKGKK is encoded by the coding sequence ATGGAAAAAGGAATCGGCGCAGGTGCGCATTTTACGGTGAGTTACAAAGATGTATTGCCCTTTATGATCTGGATCGGGGTATTTTTTATGACCTGGCTCTTCATGCACGGGGCCGAACATTACCTCCGGATGACGCCGGACGCGCTGGGCAGATATTACGATTACCGCTGGTTTCTCATCGCCCATATCACCGCAGGCGGCGGCGCCCTCATTTCGGGGATCGTCCAGTTCTGGCCCAAGTTGCGCAACTTCAGCTGGAAACTTCACCGCGTCATCGGCTATTTATATCTCCTCGCCGTCCTCGTCAGCAGTCTGTCGGCACTCATATTGGCTTCCACCACGGCGCGCAGCATCAGCTGGGGATATTCATTTACCCTCCAGATCTGGGCCAGCGTATGGATCAGCGCTACCTTCATCGCCTGGTGGACGGCCTTTCGCCGCCAATTCAAGCTGCACAGGGAATGGATGATGAGAAGCTACGTAGTGACCGTGGCGTTCCTGGTGTCTGGGTTTGCGCTGAAAATACCTTACGTGCAGCAACTGGGCAGTTTCGAGGAGGTGTCTGTCCCGATGTTCTGGATGGGATGGGCCGTTCCGCTGTATGCGTATGAGATCATCCGCACGGGCAGGTCGAAAGGGAAAAAGTGA
- a CDS encoding helix-turn-helix domain-containing protein, translating into MYTRKIEEDLDCGLYLAMKVLGGKWKCCILDAIHRGMTRPSLITKYIREASQRVIEMQLAELLQFGVVEKTVENELAYPKKSEYRLTALGESLLPILSQIDGWGLRHADIIKERLSEPEVN; encoded by the coding sequence ATGTATACGAGAAAAATCGAAGAAGACCTCGACTGCGGCCTCTACCTGGCCATGAAAGTACTGGGCGGCAAATGGAAATGCTGCATCCTGGACGCCATCCACCGCGGCATGACCCGGCCGAGCCTCATCACCAAATACATCCGGGAAGCCTCGCAGCGCGTCATCGAAATGCAGTTGGCGGAATTGCTGCAGTTTGGTGTCGTGGAAAAAACCGTTGAAAATGAATTGGCCTATCCGAAAAAGTCTGAATACCGCCTCACCGCACTGGGCGAAAGTCTCCTGCCGATCCTCTCGCAGATCGACGGATGGGGGCTTCGCCATGCAGATATCATTAAGGAACGGTTATCTGAACCTGAAGTGAATTAA
- a CDS encoding YeiH family protein — MQKKFSLHEDWISVILAFAAILLIILGVRPAMPKFDWNSGQDLLARLTDLSNYGKMLGMFAWVIGALLIAYILGGKKVPAGLITGALAIFAVSMFAQVITSNAAIKDLGIEIVLFSLLLGLFISNVIGLPEWIKPALQTELFIKTGLVLLGSGIIFQELMKGGGLGVLQSVVVVFSVWYFTFWLCKKFGLDDEFRMMISSAVSICGVSAAIATSGAIEGDNKKLSHVISLVLIVAIPMMIFMPYLAQWMNMPPAVAGAWLGGTIDTSGAVVAAGTLLGEEALKYATIVKFSQNVLLGIAAFLISFWWAYSKKAENQPRPGLRTIWDRFPKFVLGFILVSLVFSFVLSPETVKSIKAPIKELQTCFFALAFTCIGLETKFTDIFRMENGRPAMAFIIAQVFNVLVTLGIAYLVFGGYLFS, encoded by the coding sequence ATGCAGAAAAAATTCTCCCTTCACGAAGACTGGATCTCGGTGATCCTGGCTTTTGCAGCCATCCTCCTCATTATCCTCGGCGTCAGGCCCGCCATGCCGAAATTCGACTGGAACAGCGGGCAAGACCTCCTCGCGCGGCTGACCGACCTTTCTAACTACGGTAAAATGCTCGGCATGTTCGCCTGGGTGATCGGTGCATTGCTCATCGCCTACATCCTGGGCGGCAAGAAAGTGCCGGCGGGTTTGATTACCGGCGCCCTCGCCATTTTCGCGGTGTCCATGTTCGCGCAGGTGATCACCAGCAACGCGGCCATCAAAGACCTCGGGATCGAGATTGTGCTGTTCAGCCTGCTGCTGGGGCTTTTCATCAGCAACGTCATCGGTTTGCCGGAATGGATCAAGCCGGCGTTGCAAACGGAACTGTTCATCAAAACGGGCCTGGTATTGCTCGGCTCGGGGATCATTTTTCAGGAATTGATGAAAGGCGGCGGATTGGGCGTGCTGCAATCGGTAGTCGTGGTTTTCTCTGTGTGGTATTTCACGTTCTGGCTTTGCAAGAAATTCGGTTTGGACGATGAATTCAGGATGATGATCTCCAGCGCCGTGAGCATTTGCGGCGTATCGGCGGCCATCGCCACGTCGGGCGCCATCGAGGGAGACAACAAGAAGCTTTCGCATGTGATCTCGCTGGTACTGATCGTCGCTATTCCGATGATGATCTTTATGCCGTACCTCGCGCAGTGGATGAATATGCCGCCTGCGGTGGCGGGCGCCTGGCTGGGTGGCACCATCGATACTTCCGGCGCGGTAGTGGCGGCGGGTACGCTCCTCGGCGAAGAAGCCCTCAAATACGCGACGATCGTCAAGTTCTCGCAGAATGTGCTCCTCGGTATAGCGGCATTCCTCATTTCTTTCTGGTGGGCATATTCCAAGAAAGCGGAAAATCAGCCCCGGCCCGGCCTCCGCACGATCTGGGACCGCTTCCCGAAGTTCGTGCTGGGCTTTATCCTCGTGTCGCTCGTATTTTCGTTCGTCCTTTCCCCCGAAACCGTGAAGTCGATCAAAGCGCCCATCAAGGAGCTGCAAACCTGCTTCTTCGCGCTGGCGTTCACCTGCATCGGCCTGGAGACGAAGTTCACCGATATTTTCAGGATGGAAAACGGCCGTCCTGCCATGGCGTTTATCATCGCACAGGTATTCAACGTCCTGGTGACATTGGGTATCGCGTACCTGGTGTTCGGCGGTTATCTTTTCAGCTAA
- a CDS encoding nucleoside recognition domain-containing protein: protein MALNYVWIAFFVISFAVALFRLIFMGDAEIFGAMTKSLFDSGKTGAELALGLTGVMAFWLGIMKIGERAGMISVFARGVNPFFSRLFPGIPKGDPAMGSIVMNFSANALGLDNAATPMGLKAMKELQDINPDKDTASNAQIMFLVLNTAGITMIPTAVMALRLSAKAANPADIFIPTMIGTFISFISGMIAVAIFQRINLFKLPILVFIGGFIGLMGGLYWWMRDMPSDQIATNTAIIGGIVIFSVIVSFLLMGMKKKINVYDAFIDGAKEGFTTAVMIIPYLVAILVGIAVFRASGCLDVIINGISYLVALAGLNTDFVPALPVGIMKIFSGGGARGVMAELMDTYGPDSFVGRLGCIMQGSTETTFYVLALYFGSVNIKNTRYALTCGLIADAVGIIASIIIGYIFFH from the coding sequence ATGGCCTTAAACTACGTCTGGATCGCATTTTTCGTGATTTCCTTCGCCGTGGCACTGTTCCGCCTCATTTTCATGGGAGACGCCGAGATCTTCGGGGCCATGACCAAATCGCTGTTCGACAGCGGTAAAACCGGTGCGGAACTGGCGTTGGGGTTGACGGGCGTTATGGCATTCTGGTTGGGTATCATGAAGATCGGTGAGCGGGCGGGTATGATATCGGTGTTTGCGCGGGGCGTGAACCCTTTCTTCAGCAGGCTCTTCCCCGGTATTCCCAAAGGCGACCCTGCCATGGGCTCGATCGTGATGAACTTCAGTGCCAACGCACTGGGGCTCGACAATGCCGCCACGCCCATGGGACTCAAGGCCATGAAGGAACTGCAAGACATCAATCCCGACAAAGACACCGCCAGTAATGCGCAGATCATGTTCCTGGTCCTGAACACGGCCGGCATCACCATGATCCCCACGGCGGTGATGGCCCTGCGGCTATCGGCGAAGGCCGCCAACCCGGCGGATATCTTCATCCCGACCATGATCGGCACTTTCATTTCGTTTATTTCCGGCATGATCGCCGTGGCGATTTTCCAGCGGATCAACCTGTTCAAATTGCCCATACTCGTTTTCATCGGCGGGTTCATCGGCCTGATGGGCGGGCTTTACTGGTGGATGCGCGATATGCCTTCCGACCAGATCGCCACCAACACGGCCATCATCGGGGGGATCGTGATCTTTTCGGTGATCGTTTCCTTTTTGCTGATGGGCATGAAGAAGAAGATCAATGTCTACGATGCGTTTATCGACGGCGCCAAAGAAGGGTTTACCACCGCGGTGATGATCATCCCCTATCTCGTAGCGATCCTCGTGGGGATTGCCGTGTTCCGCGCCTCCGGCTGCCTGGACGTCATCATTAACGGCATTTCTTACCTGGTAGCCCTCGCAGGGCTGAACACCGACTTCGTTCCCGCCCTGCCCGTGGGCATCATGAAAATCTTCAGCGGCGGCGGCGCGCGCGGCGTGATGGCCGAATTGATGGACACCTACGGCCCGGATTCCTTCGTAGGAAGGCTCGGCTGCATCATGCAGGGGTCCACGGAAACGACGTTCTACGTACTGGCACTCTACTTCGGATCGGTCAATATCAAAAATACACGCTATGCCCTCACCTGCGGGCTCATCGCGGATGCGGTGGGTATCATCGCATCTATTATCATCGGCTATATTTTCTTTCATTAA
- the ychF gene encoding redox-regulated ATPase YchF, with translation MALQAGIVGLPNVGKSTLFNAVSNSAKAEASNYRFCTIEPNVGLVDVPDERIDKLAELVKPNRTVPTTMEFVDIAGLVKGASKGDGLGNKFLANIREVDAIVHVIRCFEDENILRDEGPINPVGDKGIIDTELQLKDLESVEKKIARTEKMAKTGGDAKAKAEFEILKRCQEYLEQGRNIRELGLSKDEKSAIADLFLLTDKPVLYVANVDEASILTGNKFSQALQEAVKAENAEVIIMNNSIEAQISELEDATDKELFFSEYGLTEPGLNRLIRSAYKLLNLITYFTAGVQEVRAWTIHRGWKAPQAASVIHTDFEKGFIKAEVIGYEDYVKFGSEASARDNGRLRIEGKEYIVSDGDVMHFRFNV, from the coding sequence ATGGCCTTGCAAGCAGGAATTGTCGGATTACCGAACGTAGGGAAGTCAACCTTGTTTAATGCTGTTTCCAACAGCGCAAAAGCTGAAGCGAGCAATTACCGCTTCTGCACCATCGAGCCCAATGTAGGATTGGTGGACGTGCCTGACGAGCGCATCGACAAGCTCGCCGAGCTCGTAAAACCGAACCGCACCGTGCCCACCACGATGGAGTTCGTGGACATCGCCGGCCTCGTAAAGGGCGCCAGCAAAGGGGACGGCCTCGGCAACAAGTTCCTCGCCAACATCCGTGAGGTAGACGCCATCGTGCACGTAATCCGCTGCTTCGAAGACGAGAATATCCTCCGCGACGAAGGGCCCATCAACCCCGTAGGCGATAAAGGCATCATCGATACCGAACTGCAGCTCAAAGACCTCGAAAGCGTGGAGAAAAAGATCGCCCGCACCGAGAAAATGGCGAAAACCGGCGGCGACGCCAAAGCCAAAGCCGAGTTCGAAATCCTCAAACGCTGCCAGGAATACCTCGAACAAGGCCGCAACATCCGCGAACTGGGCCTCAGCAAAGACGAAAAATCCGCTATCGCCGATCTTTTCCTGCTGACAGACAAGCCCGTACTCTACGTAGCTAACGTAGACGAGGCTTCCATCCTCACCGGCAACAAATTCTCCCAGGCGCTCCAGGAAGCCGTAAAGGCCGAAAACGCCGAGGTGATCATCATGAACAACTCCATCGAAGCGCAGATCAGCGAACTGGAAGACGCTACCGATAAAGAACTGTTCTTCTCCGAATACGGCCTCACCGAGCCCGGCCTCAACCGCCTCATCCGCTCCGCCTACAAACTGCTGAACCTCATCACGTACTTCACCGCCGGCGTACAGGAAGTGCGCGCCTGGACGATCCACCGCGGCTGGAAAGCCCCGCAGGCCGCCAGCGTGATCCACACCGATTTCGAGAAAGGGTTCATCAAAGCGGAAGTGATCGGTTATGAAGATTACGTGAAATTCGGCTCCGAAGCGTCTGCGCGCGACAATGGCCGCCTCCGCATCGAAGGAAAGGAATACATCGTTAGCGACGGAGATGTGATGCATTTCCGCTTTAACGTATAA
- a CDS encoding TonB-dependent receptor, whose amino-acid sequence MKVCRQSFCWLATLLVFLCQTSFAQQQQTINGTVLDATTRQALPGVTVSVKGANAGAVTNANGEFSVRTTHKLPLTLVFSFVGYSPQEQTVTDASTSVNVQLSSTEILGQEVVVSANRTTQSALESPVSIEKIDSRAIKAMPAPTFYDALANMKGVELSTQSLTFKSVNSRGFNSNGNTRMLQLIDGMDNQAPGLNFSVGNIVGITELDMDNVEVLPGAASALYGPNALNGIVLLNSKSPFQYQGLSAIVKSGILSESGRSKGTTGYYDVAVRYAKAFNDKFAFKVNLGYIKADDWQAYDDRDQSLLNGYDLKTGNRSNPGYNGVNLYGDETNVNMFQALKPTAFTPGNPLSNGIAALSAATGGLITPQQIYGAFMPDSAKTFVSRTGYNERDLADYDTKNLKANVALHYKINPNLELLAQGSYGTGTTVYTGADRYSIKNFRMGQYKIELRADNFYVRAYTTQERSGDSYAVGTLGAGINEAWSPSREKWFPEYFGTYATQGLTTFSTAFQQALGSGQNPQQAFATAAAAAKGGAAGFHDAARKYADRERLMPGSKGFEDAANKVKDKPIPGDASGVGAKFMDKTNLYQGEFMYNFKNQISFMELMVGGNYRVYALNSEKTIFAVDDNGDEFRIHEYGGYVQVGKRLLEENLKLSAALRYDKNENFEGQFSPRLSAVYTFLKTHNIRASFQTGFRIPHTQDQYIDLLTPQARLLGGLPFLRERYGLNGPNVFSLESIQAGAPKPYTFREFKPEKVEAFELGYKALISGKLLIDAYAYTNTFKNFNGSQVLVKVTATGQEVYSIPVNYEKDLKSWGWALGLDYRLPANFTVGGNVSYNKLRNEDELGGFQAMYNTPRYRYNLNFGNRNVSQSNFGFNISWRWQEAFVWSSSFVGPLVRVNNLGEIPAYGALDAQVSYLFPKPKVTLKIGGANITGKQYIQSWGNPTVGTQAYASIGYNL is encoded by the coding sequence ATGAAAGTATGTAGACAAAGTTTTTGCTGGCTGGCCACTTTGCTGGTTTTCCTTTGCCAGACTTCCTTCGCACAACAGCAGCAAACCATCAATGGTACCGTGCTGGACGCTACTACCCGACAGGCATTGCCGGGCGTGACCGTGTCCGTCAAAGGCGCCAATGCGGGGGCTGTCACTAATGCGAACGGTGAATTCTCCGTGCGCACGACCCATAAACTGCCGCTGACGCTCGTTTTTTCCTTCGTGGGCTATTCTCCGCAGGAACAGACGGTGACGGACGCATCCACTTCCGTGAACGTGCAGCTCAGTTCCACTGAAATCCTCGGGCAGGAAGTGGTGGTGTCGGCCAACAGGACCACTCAAAGCGCCCTGGAATCGCCGGTTTCCATTGAAAAAATCGATAGTCGCGCCATCAAGGCGATGCCGGCCCCTACGTTCTACGACGCATTGGCCAATATGAAAGGCGTGGAGCTCAGCACCCAGAGCCTCACCTTCAAATCCGTGAACTCCCGCGGCTTCAACAGCAACGGTAATACCCGTATGCTGCAGCTGATCGACGGGATGGACAACCAGGCCCCCGGCCTCAACTTCTCCGTGGGCAACATCGTGGGCATTACCGAACTGGATATGGACAACGTGGAAGTGCTGCCCGGTGCGGCATCCGCGCTCTATGGACCAAATGCCCTGAACGGGATCGTGCTGCTGAACAGCAAAAGCCCCTTCCAGTACCAGGGCCTCAGCGCCATCGTGAAATCCGGCATCCTGAGCGAATCCGGCAGAAGCAAAGGCACAACGGGCTATTATGACGTGGCCGTTCGCTATGCGAAAGCTTTCAACGATAAATTTGCCTTCAAAGTCAACCTGGGATATATCAAAGCAGACGACTGGCAGGCGTACGACGACCGCGACCAGAGCCTGCTGAACGGGTACGACCTCAAAACAGGCAACCGATCCAATCCCGGGTATAACGGCGTCAATTTATATGGCGACGAAACCAACGTGAATATGTTCCAGGCGCTGAAGCCGACGGCTTTCACGCCCGGCAATCCGCTGAGCAACGGGATCGCGGCGCTGTCTGCCGCTACCGGCGGGCTGATCACGCCGCAGCAGATCTACGGCGCGTTTATGCCCGACAGCGCAAAAACCTTCGTGTCCCGCACGGGTTACAATGAAAGGGACCTGGCCGATTACGATACCAAGAACCTGAAAGCGAACGTGGCACTGCACTATAAGATCAATCCCAACCTTGAGCTGCTTGCGCAGGGCAGCTACGGAACGGGCACTACCGTGTATACCGGTGCAGACCGTTATTCCATCAAGAATTTCAGGATGGGACAGTACAAGATCGAGTTGAGGGCGGATAATTTCTATGTGCGCGCTTATACCACGCAGGAGCGCTCCGGCGATTCCTATGCCGTGGGCACGCTCGGTGCGGGCATCAACGAAGCCTGGAGCCCCAGCCGCGAAAAATGGTTCCCGGAGTATTTCGGGACGTATGCCACGCAAGGGTTGACCACTTTCTCGACGGCTTTCCAACAGGCGCTGGGATCGGGACAGAATCCGCAGCAGGCCTTTGCCACCGCGGCTGCCGCAGCTAAAGGCGGGGCCGCCGGCTTCCACGACGCTGCGCGCAAATATGCAGACCGCGAACGGCTCATGCCCGGCTCCAAAGGGTTCGAAGACGCGGCCAACAAAGTGAAGGACAAGCCCATCCCGGGCGACGCGAGCGGCGTGGGCGCCAAGTTCATGGACAAGACCAACCTGTACCAGGGCGAGTTCATGTATAACTTCAAGAACCAGATCAGCTTCATGGAACTGATGGTGGGCGGTAATTACCGCGTGTATGCCCTCAATTCCGAAAAAACCATTTTTGCGGTAGATGATAACGGCGACGAATTCCGCATCCACGAATACGGTGGTTACGTGCAGGTAGGTAAAAGATTGCTGGAAGAGAACCTCAAACTGAGCGCGGCATTGCGGTACGACAAGAACGAGAATTTCGAGGGGCAATTCAGTCCCCGGCTTTCCGCGGTGTACACTTTCCTGAAAACGCACAACATCCGCGCGTCTTTCCAGACCGGTTTCCGCATCCCGCATACGCAGGACCAATACATCGACCTGCTGACGCCGCAGGCCCGTCTGCTGGGCGGCCTCCCCTTCCTCCGCGAACGGTACGGGCTGAACGGCCCCAACGTGTTCTCGCTGGAATCCATCCAGGCCGGGGCGCCCAAACCTTACACTTTCCGGGAGTTCAAGCCTGAAAAAGTGGAAGCGTTCGAACTGGGGTACAAGGCGCTCATTTCCGGTAAACTGCTCATCGACGCCTACGCGTATACCAATACTTTCAAAAACTTCAATGGCAGCCAGGTGCTTGTAAAAGTGACGGCTACCGGTCAGGAAGTTTACAGCATCCCCGTGAACTACGAAAAAGACCTCAAATCCTGGGGTTGGGCGCTGGGGCTGGATTACCGCCTGCCCGCCAACTTCACCGTGGGCGGCAACGTGTCTTACAACAAACTGCGCAACGAAGACGAGCTGGGCGGTTTCCAGGCGATGTACAACACGCCGCGCTACCGCTACAACCTCAATTTCGGCAACCGCAACGTTTCCCAGAGCAATTTCGGGTTTAACATCTCGTGGCGCTGGCAGGAAGCCTTCGTATGGTCTTCCTCCTTCGTGGGGCCGTTGGTGCGCGTGAACAACCTCGGCGAAATCCCCGCCTATGGGGCGTTGGACGCGCAGGTGTCTTACCTGTTCCCCAAACCGAAAGTTACGCTGAAGATCGGCGGTGCCAACATCACCGGCAAGCAATACATCCAATCGTGGGGCAACCCCACGGTGGGTACGCAGGCGTATGCTTCGATCGGTTACAACCTGTAG
- the metX gene encoding homoserine O-acetyltransferase MetX produces the protein MSLQTFHSQQPFRLESGAVLPGIEIAYHTYGTKSPTGDNVVWICHALTANSDVADWWTGLVGDGKVIDPARHFIVCANILGSCYGSSGPLSTDPATGEPWFRTFPQVTIRDIVHAHILLRKHLGIDRIGLLAGGSMGGYQVLEWALMEPERIGRLFLLCTGAAESAWGIAVHTSQRLAIEADGSWEEPRRDAGAKGLKAARAIGMLTYRNYQTFMKAQTDPDNEKTDNFKASSYIVYQGDKLVRRFNAQCYWLLTKAMDSHNISRGRHADVATTLRQIESKTLLIGITSDILCPPEEQMLLARHMHNCVYHEIDSPYGHDGFLIEFEKIGRILHEFLELR, from the coding sequence TTGTCATTGCAGACCTTTCACAGCCAGCAGCCGTTCAGGCTGGAATCCGGCGCGGTATTGCCGGGGATCGAGATCGCCTATCATACTTACGGGACCAAAAGCCCCACGGGAGATAATGTGGTCTGGATCTGCCATGCCCTTACCGCGAATTCGGATGTGGCCGACTGGTGGACGGGCCTGGTGGGCGATGGCAAGGTGATAGACCCGGCGCGGCATTTCATCGTGTGCGCCAATATTTTAGGGTCCTGCTACGGCAGTTCCGGGCCGCTGAGCACCGACCCGGCCACCGGGGAGCCCTGGTTCCGGACGTTCCCCCAGGTAACGATCCGCGACATCGTGCATGCGCACATCCTCCTCCGCAAACATCTCGGCATCGACCGGATCGGGTTGCTGGCGGGCGGCAGCATGGGCGGCTACCAGGTGCTGGAATGGGCGCTCATGGAGCCGGAGCGCATCGGGCGGCTGTTCCTCCTCTGCACCGGCGCGGCCGAAAGCGCCTGGGGCATCGCCGTTCACACCTCCCAGCGCCTGGCCATCGAGGCAGACGGGAGCTGGGAAGAACCGCGCAGGGATGCGGGCGCCAAAGGGCTCAAAGCCGCCCGCGCCATCGGGATGCTCACCTACCGGAACTATCAGACCTTCATGAAGGCCCAAACCGACCCCGACAACGAGAAAACCGATAATTTTAAAGCGTCTTCCTATATCGTGTACCAGGGCGATAAGCTCGTCCGCCGCTTCAACGCGCAATGCTACTGGCTGCTGACCAAAGCGATGGACAGCCACAATATTTCCCGCGGGCGGCATGCTGATGTGGCCACTACCCTTCGCCAGATCGAATCCAAAACCCTCCTGATCGGGATCACCAGCGATATCCTTTGTCCGCCGGAAGAACAAATGCTCCTCGCGCGTCACATGCATAACTGCGTGTACCATGAAATCGATTCGCCGTACGGGCACGACGGATTCCTCATCGAATTCGAAAAAATCGGCCGGATCCTCCACGAATTCCTCGAACTGCGATAA
- a CDS encoding OsmC family protein produces the protein MKIALQRIDDGFNMEAVDEQGHKVLMDSSVENGGKNNGVRPMQMLLMGLGGCSAIDVVMILKKQRQEITDFRIEIDADREKGKEPSLWEKAHIVFHIAGKVDADKAARAVELSMNKYCSVAETLRQGNTQLTWEVKLNA, from the coding sequence ATGAAGATCGCTTTACAACGCATTGACGACGGGTTTAACATGGAAGCCGTGGACGAGCAGGGCCACAAGGTATTAATGGACTCCTCCGTAGAAAACGGCGGTAAAAACAACGGCGTTCGCCCCATGCAGATGTTGCTCATGGGCCTCGGCGGCTGTTCCGCCATCGACGTGGTGATGATCCTCAAGAAACAGCGCCAGGAAATCACCGACTTCCGCATCGAGATCGATGCAGACCGGGAGAAGGGCAAAGAACCGTCTCTGTGGGAAAAAGCACATATCGTATTTCATATCGCAGGCAAGGTGGACGCCGACAAGGCCGCCCGCGCGGTGGAACTGTCCATGAACAAATACTGCTCCGTCGCCGAAACCCTCCGTCAGGGCAACACACAGCTGACCTGGGAAGTAAAACTGAATGCCTGA
- a CDS encoding trans-sulfuration enzyme family protein, with protein MKKRKIKPTYRPETRAIRIQPGRTPNMEHSSPLYLTSSFCYEDSEAMRAAFADETDAYIYSRFSNPTVEEFSQRMSALEGAESGFATASGMSAIFGSFMAFLKAGDHLLSSASIFGSTHTVITKFLPKWNIQHTYFDVTRPETIEALIQPNTKMIFIETPSNPGLDVIDLELVSKIAKKHNVLLNVDNCFATPAIQRPLELGADLVTHSATKWLDGQGRVLGGIVLGKKELVDEVYAFCRSTGPSLSPFNAWVLARSLETLHVRMERHASTALSLAEALEGNEHVEWVKYPFLASHPQYEIAKKQMSSGGGIVCFEIKGGLERGRRFLDQLELLSLTANLGDSRSIASHPASTTHAKLSEAERLKVGITPGLIRISCGLEHKDDIMEDVLQALEASR; from the coding sequence ATGAAAAAGAGAAAAATCAAACCGACCTACCGGCCCGAGACCCGGGCCATTCGCATACAACCCGGCAGAACGCCGAACATGGAACACAGCAGCCCGCTTTACCTGACTTCCAGCTTCTGTTATGAAGATTCGGAAGCCATGCGGGCCGCGTTCGCCGACGAAACGGACGCTTATATCTACTCCCGTTTCAGCAACCCGACCGTAGAAGAGTTTTCCCAGCGCATGAGCGCGCTGGAAGGAGCGGAGAGCGGTTTCGCCACCGCATCCGGCATGAGCGCCATTTTCGGCAGCTTCATGGCTTTCCTCAAAGCCGGCGATCACCTGCTGAGCAGCGCGTCCATCTTCGGCTCCACGCATACGGTCATCACGAAGTTCCTGCCCAAATGGAACATCCAGCATACGTATTTCGACGTCACCCGGCCCGAAACCATCGAAGCGCTCATCCAGCCCAATACGAAAATGATCTTCATCGAAACGCCCTCCAACCCGGGCCTCGACGTGATCGACCTGGAACTGGTATCGAAAATTGCGAAGAAGCACAATGTGCTCCTGAACGTCGATAACTGCTTCGCCACGCCCGCCATTCAACGGCCGCTGGAACTGGGCGCCGACCTGGTCACCCATTCGGCTACCAAGTGGCTCGACGGGCAGGGACGCGTGCTGGGCGGCATTGTGCTGGGTAAAAAGGAATTGGTGGACGAAGTGTACGCCTTTTGCAGAAGCACCGGCCCGTCGCTGAGCCCGTTCAACGCCTGGGTATTGGCCCGGAGCCTGGAAACGCTGCACGTTCGTATGGAGCGCCACGCGTCCACGGCGCTGTCGCTGGCGGAGGCGCTGGAAGGCAACGAGCATGTGGAATGGGTGAAATATCCCTTCCTGGCTTCCCACCCGCAATACGAGATCGCGAAGAAACAGATGTCTTCCGGCGGAGGGATCGTTTGCTTCGAGATCAAGGGCGGACTGGAACGCGGCCGCCGTTTCCTCGACCAGCTGGAGCTCCTGAGCCTCACGGCCAACCTGGGAGACAGCAGGAGCATCGCTTCACATCCCGCATCTACCACACACGCCAAGCTCAGTGAGGCGGAAAGGCTCAAAGTAGGCATCACGCCGGGCCTCATCCGCATTTCCTGCGGCCTGGAACATAAAGACGATATTATGGAAGACGTGCTGCAGGCGCTGGAAGCCAGCCGCTAA